The following are encoded together in the Conger conger chromosome 11, fConCon1.1, whole genome shotgun sequence genome:
- the cfap73 gene encoding coiled-coil domain-containing protein 42 homolog produces MTLDLKDYFRTFYEEQLTILPVPVEVHVTGATRLLEKKNEMKDVEQALAAQKEEFQMRMESVQQRKDDLIEQKEQMKEQLTKFDTFVKENESKCSRAKKNASADKELVRQKELEIERLEKEITILQARKDVLEERVQRNAIYWEFLEKVIKKSKKFEEARELLGRTDTLLITRDQLLEKESEGQERREALRMELRHFVEEQSNLVLHRNNQLSALQTQLDRTRMLAFKWESTWNHIQSTAAKETLLLGQIKVVTLNLFHMMGGKTGQDKAVAIEDTAQQLEQIQLFIQDKADMVYDLRRASSGSIGNINKE; encoded by the exons ATGACTTTGGATTTAAAGGATTACTTCCGAACGTTCTATGAAGAACAACTGAcaat TCTGCCAGTGCCGGTTGAAGTGCACGTGACGGGGGCAACTCGACTGTTGGAGAAGAAGAATGAGATGAAGGATGTGGAACAAGCACTCGCAGCACAGAAGGAG GAGTTCCAAATGAGAATGGAGAGTGTTCAGCAGCGCAAGGACGACCTGATAGAACAAAAGGAGCAAATGAAAGAGCAGCTGACTAAATTCGACACATTTGTCAAA GAGAATGAATCAAAGTGCAGTCGAGCCAAGAAAAACGCAAGCGCTGATAAGGAGCTGGTGCGGCAGAAGGAGCTGGAGATAGAGCGTCTGGAAAAGGAGATCACCATCCTGCAGGCCAGGAAAGACGTGCTGGAGGAAAGGGTGCAGAGGAATGCCATCTACTGGGAGTTCTTAGAGAAAGTCATTAAGAAATCCAAGAAG TTTGAGGAAGCCCGGGAGCTCCTGGGTCGCACGGACACCTTGCTGATCACGCGGGACcagctgctggagaaggagagtgagGGGCAGGAGCGCAGGGAAGCCCTGCGGATGGAGCTGCGCCATTTTGTTGAGGAGCAGAGCAATCTTGTCCTGCATCGCAATAACCAGCTGTCAGCTTTACAGACCCAGCTAGACCGCACGCGGATGCTGGCTTTCAAATGG GAAAGCACATGGAACCACATCCAGTCCACTGCAGCGAAGGAGACCCTCCTCCTGGGACAGATAAAGGTGGTGACCCTTAATCTCTTCCACATGATGGGTGGGAAGACAGGCCAGGACAAGGCTGTAGCCATTGAGGACACTGCACAGCAGCTGGAACAG ATCCAGCTCTTCATCCAGGATAAGGCTGACATGGTTTATGATCTGAGAAGGGCTAGCTCTGGTTCAATAGGAAACATCAACAAGGAATAG